A genomic stretch from Nitrobacter winogradskyi Nb-255 includes:
- a CDS encoding RNA polymerase sigma factor — protein MAESLSAAFLLHRRSLMWSVMRIVRDPQTAEDLAQETYLRAARAAESGPIEHLEAFLYQTARNLALDHLRRQRTRGSVQLDGLPTAEIEKVPANSPTPEGVVIERERLNRFWQALSALPERAQTVVVLSRVEGWQNGQIASHLGVSERTVFNDLKLAMAHCRDAIRRLDEG, from the coding sequence ATGGCTGAGTCCTTGAGTGCTGCCTTCCTGCTGCATCGGCGATCCCTGATGTGGAGCGTGATGCGGATCGTGCGCGATCCCCAGACGGCCGAGGATCTTGCGCAGGAGACGTACCTCCGTGCCGCGCGGGCTGCCGAGAGCGGCCCGATCGAACATCTGGAAGCTTTTCTGTATCAGACGGCTCGCAACCTCGCGCTCGACCATCTGCGACGACAGCGGACGCGAGGCAGTGTGCAGCTTGATGGTCTCCCCACCGCGGAAATCGAGAAAGTCCCGGCGAATTCTCCGACACCGGAAGGCGTGGTCATCGAGCGCGAGCGGTTGAACCGATTCTGGCAGGCTTTGAGCGCGCTTCCGGAACGGGCGCAAACCGTCGTCGTGCTCAGCCGCGTCGAAGGGTGGCAGAACGGACAGATCGCCAGTCATCTCGGCGTTTCCGAGCGCACGGTCTTCAACGACCTCAAGCTGGCGATGGCGCATTGCCGCGACGCGATCCGACGTCTTGATGAGGGTTGA
- a CDS encoding FecR family protein gives MAHDGAEDDKSGGAFTHPDPIVDEALEWLARRQNAPLELAEQRQFQEWLLRSPRHGEEFRYLEAMWRSPELGKAAEGLPAAARGSVNRRRLLSAARYVQSWSLRGVAAAAILMIAIGAWQYPALMLRWQADYITATGGRAQVSLPDGSTMLLNTASAVSIDFTNGRRQVTLLEGEAFFDVRHDPAHPFRVAAHYGETEVKGTAFAVRTESDQDTIVLERGRVEVSRLSDSGDHVELDPGEMVTATAKALSVVARRDPSEILAWRDGRIIFENQRLAHVLDELRRYYDGIVIVADARVGDLVVTGNYRLDDVPGAIRTLADAAGATMNRLPGGIILLR, from the coding sequence GTGGCACACGACGGCGCAGAGGACGACAAATCCGGAGGGGCGTTTACCCATCCGGACCCGATTGTCGATGAAGCGCTTGAATGGCTCGCCCGCCGTCAGAACGCGCCGCTGGAGCTGGCGGAACAACGGCAATTTCAGGAATGGCTGCTGCGAAGCCCACGCCACGGCGAAGAGTTTCGTTATCTCGAGGCGATGTGGAGATCCCCTGAACTCGGGAAAGCGGCTGAAGGGCTGCCAGCCGCCGCGCGCGGTTCGGTGAACCGACGCCGGCTGCTCTCGGCCGCGCGCTACGTTCAATCGTGGTCACTGCGGGGCGTCGCCGCCGCCGCCATCCTCATGATCGCCATCGGGGCGTGGCAATATCCGGCTCTGATGTTGCGGTGGCAAGCCGATTACATCACGGCAACCGGCGGCCGGGCGCAAGTGTCGTTGCCGGACGGCTCGACGATGCTTTTGAACACCGCTTCGGCCGTGTCGATCGACTTCACGAACGGACGGCGACAAGTGACCCTTCTGGAAGGCGAAGCCTTCTTCGATGTACGGCACGATCCGGCGCATCCGTTCCGCGTTGCCGCTCACTATGGGGAAACCGAGGTGAAGGGTACGGCCTTTGCCGTCAGGACTGAAAGTGATCAGGACACCATTGTTCTTGAGCGCGGCCGCGTCGAGGTCAGCCGGTTGTCGGATTCCGGCGATCATGTCGAACTCGATCCCGGAGAGATGGTGACAGCCACCGCGAAAGCTCTCTCCGTGGTTGCCAGGCGTGACCCGTCGGAGATTCTCGCCTGGCGCGATGGCCGCATCATATTCGAGAATCAACGCCTGGCGCACGTGCTGGATGAACTGCGCCGCTATTACGACGGGATCGTCATTGTCGCCGACGCGCGGGTGGGTGATCTCGTCGTCACCGGCAACTATCGGCTTGATGACGTGCCCGGCGCCATCCGCACGCTTGCCGATGCGGCGGGCGCAACCATGAACCGTCTGCCCGGCGGAATCATTCTGCTGCGATAG
- a CDS encoding TonB-dependent siderophore receptor encodes MRQGDLNGGSGRGERVIRGRRYLSFLLSTAMIGFTGMLGVAPACAQQTRQAVTSQPVNFSIPAQPLSSAINAFIRATGWQISYSSQLVHGKTSVAVVGAMPPSAALQRLVSGTGLSVRMGGSGSAALVGAAGAADAAVAPVAGAISLDTIDVQGATSSDPGRTEGTGSYTTSVASFGKNQTLKETPQTVSVITRQRIQDQGMTTMEHALERTPGITVVPYSTTDSTIYSRGFPVTNLQIDGNSPQFGGSMIGQGFTTSQFDLAMFDRVEVLRGSDALYGTSGAPGGAINLVRKKPTKQFQMNALLHGGSWNNYRGELDVGGSLTENGAVRGRFVGTYQDQNFFYNHGKSNRYLLYGIIEADITDSTMLTFGANVMRQDQAGFFRGLPRYANGDDLGLPRSFSLNRPEDTWLLNNNMMFIRLDQELAPNWTLGVEATRSINEIFRRDLTWQGGINPITGMGLTGYDWEYDYRAPQFTLDAVLKGSFDLLGREQKLTLGVSAVRALETV; translated from the coding sequence ATGAGGCAGGGCGACCTGAACGGCGGCAGCGGACGCGGCGAACGCGTGATAAGAGGACGACGTTATCTATCGTTCCTGCTCTCCACGGCAATGATCGGTTTTACCGGAATGCTCGGCGTTGCGCCTGCGTGCGCGCAACAAACGCGCCAGGCGGTGACTTCCCAGCCGGTGAATTTCTCGATTCCCGCGCAGCCGCTGTCATCGGCGATCAACGCATTCATCCGCGCAACGGGCTGGCAGATCAGCTACTCGTCGCAGCTTGTACATGGCAAGACATCGGTCGCCGTGGTCGGCGCCATGCCGCCATCGGCGGCGCTGCAGCGCCTCGTTTCGGGCACCGGGCTCAGCGTACGGATGGGTGGTTCGGGTTCCGCCGCATTGGTCGGCGCGGCCGGCGCGGCCGATGCGGCGGTTGCCCCGGTCGCCGGCGCGATCTCGCTCGACACCATCGATGTGCAGGGCGCGACGTCGAGCGATCCCGGCAGGACCGAGGGCACCGGCTCCTACACGACCAGCGTGGCGTCGTTCGGCAAGAATCAAACGCTAAAAGAAACGCCGCAGACAGTCTCGGTCATCACGCGCCAGCGCATTCAGGATCAGGGAATGACGACGATGGAGCATGCGCTGGAGCGCACACCCGGCATCACCGTCGTGCCATACAGCACCACAGATTCAACTATATATTCCCGAGGTTTTCCTGTCACAAACCTTCAGATCGACGGCAACAGCCCGCAATTTGGAGGAAGCATGATAGGTCAGGGCTTCACCACATCCCAGTTTGACCTCGCTATGTTCGATCGCGTCGAGGTCCTGCGCGGCTCCGACGCGCTCTACGGCACCTCGGGCGCACCGGGCGGCGCAATTAATCTTGTGCGCAAGAAGCCGACCAAACAGTTCCAGATGAACGCGCTGCTCCACGGCGGAAGCTGGAACAACTATCGTGGCGAACTGGATGTCGGCGGTTCGCTCACCGAGAACGGTGCGGTTCGCGGGCGCTTTGTCGGGACCTATCAGGATCAGAATTTTTTCTACAATCACGGCAAGAGCAACAGGTATCTGCTTTATGGTATCATCGAAGCTGATATCACCGACAGCACCATGCTCACCTTCGGCGCCAATGTCATGCGCCAGGATCAGGCTGGATTTTTCCGTGGGCTTCCGCGCTATGCGAACGGTGACGACCTCGGCCTGCCGCGCAGCTTCTCTCTCAATCGGCCCGAGGACACCTGGCTGCTCAACAACAATATGATGTTCATCCGCCTCGATCAGGAACTCGCACCCAACTGGACCCTGGGCGTCGAGGCGACGCGCTCGATCAACGAGATTTTTCGCCGGGACTTAACCTGGCAGGGAGGGATCAATCCGATCACTGGCATGGGTCTGACCGGCTATGATTGGGAGTACGATTACCGTGCACCGCAGTTCACGCTCGACGCTGTGCTGAAAGGATCGTTCGATCTGTTGGGCAGGGAGCAGAAGCTGACTTTGGGTGTGTCCGCCGTCAGGGCTCTTGAGACAGTTTAG
- a CDS encoding IS3 family transposase (programmed frameshift), translating to MRQKSGPEKAPAEQVVKDIRRATRRQFSAEEKIRIVLEGVRGEESIAELCRREGIASSMYYGWSKEFLDAGKRRLAGDTARAATSDEVKELRREAQALKEAVADLTLENRLLKKKHARGWGGRHMRYPASEKAEIIRLVEASHLPARRTLDKLGIPRATFYRWYDRYLTGGIEALADHRSRPDRVWNRIPDPIRAEIVELALRETELSPRELAVRFTDEKRYFVSEASVYRLLKAHDLITSPAYIVIKAASEFKDKTTAPNQLWQTDFTYLKITGWGWYYLSTVLDDFSRFIVAWKLCATMRADDVTATLDLALAASGLDQITVAHRPRLLSDNGASYISAELATWLDGKGMKHVRGAPYHPQTQGKIERWHQTLKNRILLENYYLPGDLERQVAAFVEHYNHGRYHESIDNLTPADVYFGRGQTILTERERIKRQTIHQRRLQHHLQAA from the exons ATGAGACAGAAATCCGGGCCGGAGAAAGCACCGGCAGAGCAGGTCGTGAAGGACATCCGCCGGGCAACGCGCCGGCAGTTCTCGGCTGAAGAGAAGATCCGCATCGTGCTGGAAGGCGTGCGCGGCGAGGAGAGCATCGCCGAGCTGTGTCGGCGCGAGGGGATCGCCTCGTCGATGTATTACGGCTGGTCGAAGGAGTTCCTCGACGCCGGCAAGCGCCGTCTCGCTGGTGACACGGCCCGCGCCGCGACGTCGGACGAGGTGAAAGAGCTGCGCCGTGAGGCGCAGGCCCTGAAGGAGGCCGTGGCCGATCTCACCCTGGAAAACCGCCTGCTGA AAAAAAAGCATGCTCGCGGATGGGGAGGACGACACATGAGGTATCCTGCATCCGAAAAGGCCGAGATCATTCGCCTGGTCGAGGCCTCGCATCTGCCGGCACGGCGAACCCTGGACAAGCTCGGCATCCCGCGCGCCACGTTCTATCGCTGGTACGATCGCTATCTCACCGGTGGGATCGAGGCTCTGGCCGATCATCGCTCGCGGCCGGATCGTGTCTGGAACCGGATTCCTGACCCAATCCGGGCCGAGATCGTCGAGCTGGCGCTGCGCGAAACGGAGCTGAGCCCGCGCGAGCTGGCGGTGCGCTTCACCGACGAGAAGCGCTACTTTGTCTCGGAGGCGTCGGTATATCGGCTGCTGAAGGCTCATGATCTCATCACCAGCCCAGCCTATATCGTCATCAAGGCGGCGTCTGAGTTCAAGGACAAGACGACAGCGCCCAACCAGCTCTGGCAAACCGACTTCACCTACCTGAAGATCACGGGTTGGGGCTGGTATTATCTCTCGACCGTGCTCGACGACTTCTCCCGCTTCATCGTCGCCTGGAAGCTCTGCGCCACGATGCGGGCGGATGACGTCACCGCCACGCTCGATCTGGCTCTGGCGGCATCGGGGCTCGACCAGATCACGGTCGCGCATCGGCCGAGGCTGTTGAGCGACAACGGCGCCTCATACATCTCGGCCGAACTCGCTACCTGGCTCGACGGCAAGGGCATGAAACACGTTCGCGGCGCGCCGTATCATCCCCAGACGCAGGGCAAGATCGAGCGCTGGCATCAGACCCTGAAGAACCGCATCCTGCTGGAAAACTACTATCTGCCCGGCGACCTTGAACGGCAGGTCGCGGCCTTCGTCGAGCACTACAATCACGGCCGCTATCACGAGAGCATCGATAATCTCACGCCCGCTGACGTCTACTTCGGCCGCGGGCAGACCATCCTCACCGAACGCGAAAGGATCAAACGCCAGACCATCCACCAAAGACGCTTGCAGCATCACCTGCAGGCCGCCTAA
- a CDS encoding TonB-dependent siderophore receptor, whose amino-acid sequence MSQNLRSRDPGTVSIHLTTDTLGANINRLDLHLLNRKNLSMWVGSMRNSIFQYNPADYPAGPYVPNNDNTYKILQKGVYGSFVAHVADPLKLIFGGRLSWYSYNSAINAVDQNTGAVTSTSLTAYEDNKVFTPYLGMVYDLTSQWSAYASFAETYQPQAFNLRGPLPGTPLGPITGRTYEVGVKGSLLDGRLNTTFALYHVKRNGEAVRDFAYPATPGDLGTNCCWLGDGRIVSQGVDIEVNGEVAAGWQVSAGYTFNDNENIAGGGRYNAFTPKHLFKLWTSYDLQGPLEGFKIGGGVTAQSSFYQTGTFAGNPFRITEPGRAVVDLFAQYRLDEHWTLALNVNNLFDRTYYQAIGAFYLGNFYGAPRNFLLSARARF is encoded by the coding sequence ATGAGCCAGAACCTCCGTTCCCGTGACCCCGGAACAGTCTCAATTCATCTGACGACGGACACTTTGGGTGCTAATATCAACAGGCTGGATCTCCACCTGTTGAACCGAAAAAACCTGAGTATGTGGGTAGGATCGATGCGTAACAGCATCTTCCAATACAACCCTGCCGACTATCCTGCCGGACCCTACGTTCCTAATAACGATAACACCTACAAAATCTTACAGAAAGGCGTGTATGGATCGTTCGTGGCTCATGTCGCGGACCCTCTGAAGCTGATTTTCGGGGGGCGGTTGAGTTGGTACAGTTACAATAGTGCCATTAATGCTGTTGACCAGAACACGGGCGCTGTCACCTCCACATCGTTGACGGCATACGAAGACAACAAGGTTTTCACGCCTTATCTCGGCATGGTTTACGACCTGACCAGTCAATGGTCGGCCTATGCCAGCTTTGCCGAGACCTATCAGCCGCAGGCTTTCAACTTAAGGGGGCCTCTGCCCGGCACTCCGCTTGGCCCTATCACGGGGCGCACCTATGAGGTCGGCGTCAAGGGCAGCCTGCTCGACGGCCGCTTGAACACGACGTTTGCGCTATATCATGTGAAGCGCAACGGTGAGGCGGTGCGGGATTTCGCCTATCCGGCTACTCCGGGCGATCTTGGCACAAATTGCTGCTGGCTCGGTGACGGCCGCATCGTCAGCCAGGGCGTGGATATCGAGGTCAACGGCGAGGTCGCCGCCGGCTGGCAGGTTTCGGCCGGCTATACTTTCAACGACAACGAGAACATAGCGGGCGGCGGCCGCTACAACGCGTTCACACCGAAGCATCTGTTCAAGCTGTGGACGAGTTACGATCTGCAAGGGCCGCTTGAGGGCTTCAAGATCGGCGGCGGCGTGACCGCGCAAAGCTCATTCTACCAGACCGGAACATTCGCCGGGAATCCGTTTAGAATTACCGAGCCGGGCCGCGCGGTGGTGGATCTGTTCGCGCAATACCGTCTCGATGAGCACTGGACCCTGGCTCTCAACGTCAACAACCTGTTCGACAGGACATACTACCAGGCCATCGGAGCTTTCTACCTCGGCAATTTCTACGGCGCGCCACGTAATTTCCTGCTGAGCGCGCGGGCGAGGTTCTAA
- a CDS encoding helix-turn-helix domain-containing protein: protein MSKLGTSQIYHQGDGSGLDCIELPVIVGKNLRRIRLRQGLSLERLAKQSGVSRAMLGQIETGKSTPTIGLLWKICTSLTVPFASLIAVGDPEGIIVLRRDGSKLLSSNQGRFTSRALFPFDSERRTEFYELRLAPLYCENAEAHAAGTRENLVVAKGSVEIAVGSARPTTLSEGDAMLFEADVPHAYRNLGTDEAVLYLVMTYAQMIG from the coding sequence ATGAGCAAGCTCGGCACGAGCCAGATTTACCATCAAGGCGATGGAAGCGGTCTGGATTGCATTGAACTGCCGGTGATTGTCGGAAAGAATCTGCGCCGAATCCGGTTGCGGCAAGGTTTGTCGCTCGAGCGACTGGCCAAGCAATCGGGCGTGAGCCGCGCCATGCTTGGCCAGATCGAAACCGGAAAGAGCACGCCGACCATCGGTCTGCTTTGGAAAATATGCACCTCGCTCACTGTTCCGTTCGCCAGCCTGATAGCCGTCGGCGATCCGGAAGGAATCATCGTTCTGCGCCGCGACGGATCGAAGCTGTTGTCATCCAATCAGGGACGGTTCACCTCCCGGGCTCTGTTTCCGTTCGATAGCGAACGACGAACTGAGTTCTATGAACTCCGGCTCGCCCCGCTCTATTGCGAGAACGCCGAAGCTCATGCGGCGGGGACCCGCGAGAATCTGGTGGTTGCCAAGGGATCGGTCGAAATCGCCGTCGGATCGGCGCGGCCAACGACTTTGAGCGAGGGAGACGCCATGCTGTTCGAGGCGGACGTTCCGCACGCATACCGCAATCTCGGCACAGACGAGGCAGTTCTGTATCTGGTGATGACCTATGCGCAGATGATCGGCTGA
- a CDS encoding porin codes for MNLMKNLFLGSTTALVVVSGARAADLPLKAKAVEYVKVCSLYGAGFYYIPGTETCIKLGGYMRADLGVNTNAIFMGNTSNQAGAQNRHSNAFTWRARADLTFDTRTATDYGVVRSYFDGGFTWTSGGYAGLRVGGTAYDGNPTGGISGGQLNVFFAFIQFAGFTMGKAVSQFTAPWGNYPGNIYDGLVGGGGAFTGVNQFTYTAEFGDGISGSIGVQDPSAYYQAGIHNLGVGSPGTIISPPFLGIVFFGSPLFGYGLSANAGTTFPDIVGQLRVDQAWGLFQASAAAHHNNPAYYGGDETTGGPRNKWGWAGQLALTIRNIPTGPGDVINVSAVYTNGATRYNIQDMAAQAGGSTIYSGFGVGSVGFGFAPDSVYAPNGDLELVTTWGMRGAYVHNWNQYWSSSIFGAYASVRYTGGAKAYMCGVSIPGALGGGLSTCNPDYNIGQVGANIRWTPVKNLTFTTEAAYSMLDQKFAGVAAVPPNWAVSKPGGNYAVKDQEVWTVMFRAQRAW; via the coding sequence ATGAATTTGATGAAGAATCTTTTTCTCGGCTCGACGACAGCTCTGGTCGTCGTGAGCGGGGCTCGGGCCGCTGATCTTCCGTTGAAGGCGAAAGCCGTCGAGTACGTAAAGGTCTGCTCCCTGTATGGCGCCGGCTTCTATTATATCCCCGGCACCGAAACCTGCATCAAGCTCGGCGGCTATATGCGTGCCGACCTGGGCGTGAACACCAATGCGATTTTCATGGGCAACACCTCGAATCAGGCCGGAGCGCAGAATCGTCACTCCAACGCTTTCACCTGGCGCGCGCGCGCGGACCTGACCTTCGACACACGCACCGCAACGGATTACGGCGTGGTTCGCAGCTACTTCGACGGGGGCTTCACCTGGACCTCGGGAGGCTATGCAGGCTTGCGCGTCGGCGGGACAGCGTATGACGGGAATCCGACCGGCGGAATCTCCGGCGGCCAGCTTAACGTGTTCTTCGCTTTCATTCAGTTCGCCGGCTTCACGATGGGTAAAGCTGTCTCCCAGTTCACCGCTCCCTGGGGCAACTATCCCGGCAACATCTATGACGGTCTCGTCGGCGGCGGCGGCGCGTTCACGGGGGTGAACCAGTTCACCTACACCGCGGAGTTCGGCGATGGCATATCAGGCTCGATCGGCGTGCAGGATCCGAGCGCGTATTATCAGGCCGGCATTCACAACCTCGGAGTGGGATCGCCGGGCACCATCATCAGCCCTCCGTTTCTGGGCATCGTCTTCTTCGGCTCCCCTCTCTTCGGCTACGGCCTCAGCGCGAATGCCGGAACCACCTTTCCGGATATCGTCGGCCAACTGCGCGTCGACCAGGCCTGGGGCTTGTTCCAGGCGTCGGCCGCGGCGCATCATAACAACCCCGCCTACTACGGAGGCGATGAAACCACTGGAGGCCCCCGAAACAAGTGGGGCTGGGCCGGTCAGCTCGCTCTGACGATCAGAAACATCCCGACGGGTCCGGGCGACGTGATCAACGTCTCGGCCGTCTATACCAACGGCGCAACCCGCTACAACATCCAGGACATGGCTGCTCAGGCGGGCGGCAGCACGATCTATTCAGGCTTCGGCGTGGGCAGCGTCGGCTTCGGCTTCGCGCCCGATTCCGTCTACGCGCCCAACGGCGATCTAGAGCTGGTCACGACCTGGGGCATGCGCGGCGCCTACGTTCACAACTGGAATCAGTACTGGAGCAGCTCGATATTCGGCGCCTACGCATCGGTCAGGTACACCGGCGGAGCCAAGGCCTACATGTGCGGCGTATCAATTCCTGGCGCCCTCGGCGGGGGTCTCTCCACCTGCAATCCGGATTACAACATCGGGCAGGTCGGCGCGAACATTCGTTGGACGCCGGTCAAGAATCTGACGTTCACGACGGAAGCGGCTTACAGCATGTTGGATCAGAAGTTCGCCGGCGTCGCGGCTGTTCCTCCCAACTGGGCTGTCAGCAAGCCGGGGGGCAATTATGCGGTGAAGGATCAGGAGGTCTGGACCGTCATGTTCCGCGCCCAGCGCGCGTGGTGA
- a CDS encoding branched-chain amino acid ABC transporter permease, translated as MSLELFLTVALNGLTVSALYFIVAIGFSLIFGLMRSVNMAHGTLFLVGAYAGVAVFYPLYDDGNAYAWIIALAAGISASAILGVVLQIVFLGWMQGQELRQTLVTIGISIIVADQLLAIFGGLSQQFYAPDILFGSVPVPFVQGGQYSTFRLFQVVVAIGVGFGLWLILQRTKLGIVVRAGVDDRAMLAAQGVNVPLISVVIFAIGAALAGLAGVIGGTAQPFGQEKDIEFLLTSLVVVIVGGMGSLPGTALGALLVGMAEQFGQSLFPAYSVMLTLLIMVAVLAFRPHGLLGRKLS; from the coding sequence TTGAGTCTCGAATTATTTCTGACGGTGGCACTCAACGGTCTTACCGTCTCCGCACTCTACTTCATCGTGGCGATCGGATTCTCGCTCATCTTCGGTCTGATGCGCTCCGTGAACATGGCGCACGGAACGCTGTTTCTTGTCGGCGCGTATGCCGGCGTCGCCGTTTTCTATCCGCTTTACGACGACGGCAACGCTTATGCCTGGATCATCGCGTTGGCCGCAGGAATTTCCGCATCGGCGATTCTTGGTGTCGTTTTGCAGATTGTCTTTCTTGGCTGGATGCAGGGTCAGGAGCTGCGCCAGACGCTGGTGACGATCGGAATCTCCATAATCGTCGCGGATCAACTCCTGGCGATTTTTGGCGGACTGAGTCAGCAGTTCTATGCGCCCGACATTCTGTTTGGGTCGGTGCCGGTGCCATTCGTTCAAGGCGGTCAGTACTCGACCTTCCGTCTGTTTCAGGTGGTGGTGGCGATCGGTGTCGGCTTCGGTCTTTGGCTGATCCTGCAACGGACAAAGCTCGGCATCGTGGTGCGCGCCGGTGTCGATGACCGGGCGATGCTGGCGGCGCAAGGCGTCAACGTGCCGCTCATCTCAGTTGTCATTTTTGCGATCGGCGCCGCTCTTGCCGGCCTGGCCGGGGTCATAGGTGGCACCGCGCAGCCCTTCGGCCAGGAGAAGGATATCGAGTTCCTGCTGACATCACTTGTCGTGGTTATCGTGGGCGGCATGGGATCGTTACCCGGGACGGCGCTCGGCGCACTTCTGGTCGGAATGGCCGAGCAGTTCGGACAATCGTTGTTCCCGGCTTACTCGGTGATGCTCACATTGCTCATCATGGTAGCGGTCCTCGCGTTCCGGCCTCACGGTCTTCTGGGAAGAAAACTATCATGA
- a CDS encoding branched-chain amino acid ABC transporter permease, giving the protein MSDAASTSTTEVVGRSFALSSLITSAVLIALVTLPAVLPEFWTVNIFVRAMIFGIVALSLTFLAHYGGFISLAQMVPAGVAGYTIAVTVPDAIPANGFQLPYGPAVALALVLSTVAGLTIGAVAVRTREIYLLMITLAIAVSFYFFVQANVEFLNGYEGIRNVMGPDILSVPLRTPAIFYHAVLAVSVALYALVIYVSRAPLGLVLQGIRDNPRRISALGFNVALHRIVAFGLAGFIAGVGGVLLTFYNIGISPGTVSTHATISILIIAVIGGLGHPIGAFIGAFIFTIFDTFAADIYDRDRFNTLIGAVFLTIVVASPDGIIGLIKRGNALLARDRSPVSRSQTSIAP; this is encoded by the coding sequence ATGAGTGACGCGGCTTCCACATCTACTACGGAGGTCGTCGGACGCTCCTTTGCTTTGTCGTCCCTGATCACTTCCGCTGTTCTGATAGCGCTTGTTACGCTTCCGGCCGTTCTGCCTGAGTTCTGGACGGTTAATATATTCGTCCGAGCCATGATCTTTGGAATCGTGGCGCTCTCGCTTACGTTCCTTGCTCATTACGGCGGGTTCATCTCGCTCGCCCAAATGGTTCCCGCCGGCGTTGCCGGATACACGATTGCCGTGACCGTACCGGACGCCATACCGGCGAATGGCTTTCAGCTTCCTTACGGCCCGGCCGTCGCTCTCGCTCTGGTGCTCTCGACCGTTGCGGGGCTTACCATTGGCGCCGTCGCGGTTCGCACACGGGAGATCTATCTACTGATGATCACGCTCGCGATCGCGGTGAGCTTCTATTTCTTCGTGCAGGCCAACGTCGAATTCCTCAATGGCTATGAAGGGATTCGCAATGTGATGGGCCCGGATATTCTGAGCGTTCCCTTGCGCACGCCTGCGATCTTCTACCATGCGGTCCTCGCCGTGTCCGTGGCCCTTTACGCGCTTGTGATCTACGTCAGCCGCGCTCCACTTGGGCTAGTCCTGCAGGGCATTCGCGATAATCCGCGGCGAATTTCGGCGCTTGGATTCAATGTCGCCCTGCATCGTATCGTGGCGTTTGGCCTTGCCGGCTTTATCGCGGGGGTCGGTGGCGTTCTGCTCACCTTCTACAACATTGGAATTTCGCCCGGCACCGTGTCCACCCATGCCACGATCAGCATTCTAATCATCGCGGTGATCGGCGGCCTCGGCCATCCCATCGGCGCGTTCATCGGCGCATTCATTTTTACGATCTTCGATACTTTCGCAGCCGACATCTACGACCGCGACCGATTTAATACGCTTATAGGCGCGGTCTTCCTGACGATTGTCGTTGCTTCGCCTGACGGGATCATAGGGCTGATCAAGCGAGGGAATGCCTTGCTCGCGCGCGATCGAAGCCCGGTATCGCGCTCACAAACCTCTATCGCTCCTTAA